In a single window of the Cucumis melo cultivar AY chromosome 11, USDA_Cmelo_AY_1.0, whole genome shotgun sequence genome:
- the LOC103498402 gene encoding polyadenylate-binding protein RBP47: MAQPSNGADLNPQAPHPHHQWFQQQQQYQQQWMAMQYPAAAMAMMHQQQMMMYPPQHYMAYSHHPYQQQQQQQQQPSSQQQQQHAQSQRPRRQGSTDEVKTLWIGDLQPWMDETYLNNCFAHTGEVSSVKVICNKQTGQSEGYGFVEFFSHTTAEKVLQNYNGTIMPNTELPFRLNWATFSANDRRPDAGSDLSIFVGDLAADVTDAMLQETFSSRYTSVKGAKVVIDSNSGRSKGYGFVRFGDENERTRAMAEMNGIYCSSRPMRIGVATPKKASGYQQGYASQALVLAGGHPNGMAVQGSQSDSESNNTTIFVGGLDSDVSDEDLKLAFSKFGDVISVKIPIGKGCGFVQFANRKNAEDALQGLNGTVIGKQTVRLSWGRSTGNKQWRGDSNNQWNGGRYGGQSYGGYGGYYSVPQHQDPNIHPTAAAAAAAVNGSS, from the exons ATGGCTCAGCCTTCAAACGGTGCCGATCTCAATCCCCAGGCTCCTCATCCTCACCACCAATGGtttcaacaacaacaacagtaTCAGCAGCAATGGATGGCGATGCAGTACCCTGCCGCCGCCATGGCCATGATGCACCAACAGCAGATGATGATGTATCCTCCTCAGCATTATATGGCGTATTCTCACCATCCTTATCAACAGCAACAACAGCAACAGCAGCAGCCGTCGTCGCAACAGCAGCAACAGCATGCTCAGTCGCAGAGACCTCGTAGACAGGGGTCAACGGACGAGGTTAAGACGCTCTGGATTGGCGACCTTCAGCCTTGGATGGACGAGACCTACCTCAATAATTGTTTCGCTCACACCGGCGAG GTTTCCTCTGTTAAGGTTATATGCAATAAGCAAACTGGTCAATCGGAGGGCTATGGTTTTGTTGAGTTCTTCTCGCATACAACAGCCGAAAAAGTATTGCAGAATTATAATGGTACTATAATGCCTAATACAGAGCTGCCTTTCCGTCTCAATTGGGCAACCTTTAGTGCAAATGATAGGCGACCGGACGCTGGTTCTGACCTATCCATATTTGTTGGTGACTTGGCTGCCGATGTGACTGACGCTATGCTGCAAGAAACTTTTTCTAGTAGATACACATCTGTTAAAGGAGCAAAGGTGGTTATTGATTCAAATTCAGGTCGTTCAAAAGGTTACGGCTTTGTCAGGTTTGGTGATGAAAATGAAAGGACAAGGGCTATGGCTGAAATGAATGGGATATATTGTTCAAGTAGACCCATGCGCATTGGTGTTGCAACACCAAAGAAAGCATCTGGATATCAACAAGGTTACGCTTCGCAAG ctTTGGTACTGGCCGGTGGACATCCCAATGGCATGGCTGTTCAGGGTTCACAATCAGATAGCGAGTCAAACAACACAACT ATATTTGTTGGTGGCCTCGATTCTGATGTTAGTGATGAAGATCTCAAGCTAGCTTTCTCTAAATTTGGTGACGTTATCTCTGTGAAAATTCCAATTGGAAAAGGATGTGGATTTGTGCAATTTGCTAACAg AAAGAATGCTGAGGATGCATTACAGGGACTGAATGGAACAGTTATAGGGAAGCAAACTGTTCGTCTTTCTTGGGGCCGAAGTACAGGGAACAAGCAG TGGAGAGGTGATTCAAATAACCAATGGAATGGTGGACGTTATGGTGGGCAAAGCTATGGTGGATATGGTGGCTATTACTCTGTACCACAGCATCAGGACCCAAACATTCATCCCAcagctgctgctgctgctgctgcagTTAATGGCTCATCTTGA